In Paractinoplanes brasiliensis, the following proteins share a genomic window:
- a CDS encoding LuxR C-terminal-related transcriptional regulator: protein MRVVIADDAVLLREGLVRLVEENGHTVVAAVGDGPSLVSAIAGHKPDVSIVDVRMPPSHTDEGLRAAVEARGLVPGTPILVLSQYVEVSYADDLLADRMGAVGYLLKDRVSQVAEFLDGLRRVAGGGTVLDPEVVSQLLVRRRRDDPLRALTPREREVLGLMAEGMSNTAIARKLVVTEGAVEKHVRNIFTKLALHQDDEQHRRVMAVLAYLQG, encoded by the coding sequence ATGCGAGTGGTGATTGCCGACGACGCGGTGCTGTTGCGTGAGGGACTCGTCAGGCTCGTCGAGGAGAACGGCCACACCGTGGTGGCGGCCGTCGGCGACGGGCCTTCCCTCGTGTCCGCGATCGCCGGGCACAAGCCGGACGTGTCCATCGTGGACGTCCGCATGCCGCCCTCGCACACCGACGAGGGGCTCCGGGCCGCGGTGGAGGCGCGCGGCCTGGTGCCCGGCACCCCGATCCTGGTGCTTTCGCAATACGTCGAGGTGTCCTACGCCGACGACCTGCTGGCCGACCGCATGGGCGCGGTCGGCTATCTGCTCAAGGACAGGGTGTCCCAGGTCGCCGAGTTCCTCGACGGGCTGCGCCGGGTGGCCGGCGGGGGCACGGTGCTCGACCCCGAGGTGGTCAGCCAGCTGCTCGTACGCCGTCGCCGCGACGACCCGCTGCGGGCGCTGACCCCGCGCGAGCGTGAGGTGCTGGGACTGATGGCCGAGGGCATGTCGAACACCGCGATCGCCCGCAAGCTCGTGGTCACCGAGGGCGCGGTCGAGAAGCACGTACGCAACATCTTCACCAAGCTGGCCCTGCACCAGGACGACGAGCAGCACCGCCGCGTCATGGCGGTGCTGGCCTACCTCCAGGGGTAG
- a CDS encoding sensor histidine kinase, translated as MPSVKDMTTYASPTQRSPLVRLARQVGIDTQYVLIGFPIGILTVSLFSALFWTGVGTLIIWVGLPILVATLVTARGFATLERARIGPVFGQKVPHPYYKKAPAGASPLRKTLTPLSDGQTWLDMLHGMFRFIPSTISFSLVVTWWAGALGGLTVVLWDWSIPHPPDNQDLPELLGMGDGTATRLLFYFACGVFFAGTLYPVVRASALLEAYFARALLNGVNDLREQVAEANAAREVAQQQKAAAVSAEATALRRLERDIHDGPQQRLVRLAMDLGRAEQQFATDPEAARATVAEALTQTRETLDELRALSRGIAPPILVDRGLQAALTALASRCTIPVDLDAPVAERLEPAVESTAYFVVAEALTNVAKHSYANEVHVSVRRNVSGLLVSIADDGVGGASLAKGHGLAGLDDRVRAAGGVLDVDSPAGGGTRLTAALPV; from the coding sequence ATGCCTAGCGTCAAGGACATGACGACGTACGCCTCCCCGACCCAGCGCTCCCCGCTTGTGCGCCTGGCCCGCCAGGTCGGCATCGACACGCAGTACGTGCTGATCGGGTTCCCGATCGGCATCCTTACCGTCTCGCTGTTCTCGGCCCTGTTCTGGACCGGTGTCGGCACCTTGATCATCTGGGTCGGCCTGCCGATCCTGGTGGCCACGCTGGTGACGGCCCGCGGCTTTGCGACGCTTGAGCGGGCCCGCATCGGCCCGGTCTTCGGCCAGAAGGTGCCGCACCCCTATTACAAGAAGGCCCCGGCCGGCGCGAGCCCGTTGCGCAAGACGCTGACGCCGCTGAGCGACGGTCAGACCTGGCTCGACATGCTGCACGGCATGTTCCGGTTCATCCCCAGCACGATCTCGTTCAGCCTGGTCGTCACCTGGTGGGCGGGCGCGCTCGGCGGGCTCACGGTCGTGCTCTGGGACTGGTCGATCCCGCACCCGCCGGACAATCAGGACCTGCCCGAGCTGCTCGGCATGGGCGACGGTACAGCCACCCGCCTGCTCTTCTACTTCGCCTGCGGCGTCTTCTTCGCCGGCACGCTCTACCCCGTGGTCCGCGCCTCCGCGCTGCTCGAGGCGTACTTCGCCCGCGCTCTGCTCAACGGCGTGAACGACCTGCGCGAGCAGGTGGCCGAGGCCAACGCGGCCCGCGAGGTGGCCCAGCAGCAGAAGGCGGCCGCCGTCTCGGCCGAGGCCACCGCGCTGCGCCGGCTCGAACGCGACATCCACGACGGGCCGCAGCAGCGCCTGGTGCGCCTGGCCATGGACCTGGGCCGGGCCGAGCAGCAATTCGCCACCGACCCCGAGGCGGCCCGCGCCACCGTGGCCGAGGCCTTGACCCAGACCCGCGAGACGCTCGACGAGCTGCGCGCCCTGTCCCGCGGCATCGCCCCGCCGATCCTGGTCGACCGCGGCCTGCAGGCCGCACTGACCGCCCTGGCGAGCCGCTGCACCATCCCGGTCGACCTGGACGCGCCGGTCGCCGAGCGGCTCGAGCCGGCCGTCGAGTCGACCGCCTACTTCGTCGTGGCCGAGGCCCTGACCAACGTCGCCAAGCACAGCTACGCCAACGAGGTGCACGTCAGCGTCCGCCGCAACGTCAGCGGCCTGCTGGTCTCGATCGCCGACGACGGCGTGGGCGGCGCCAGCCTGGCCAAGGGCCACGGGCTGGCCGGGCTCGACGACCGGGTCCGGGCTGCGGGCGGGGTGCTCGACGTCGACAGCCCGGCCGGCGGAGGGACGAGGCTCACCGCGGCCCTGCCCGTGTGA
- a CDS encoding acyl-CoA reductase has protein sequence MIQYRFGVEGDLTAPSDDRLTVGDPRVIDFLSKLARKLLAPAVARRHPELGSLGFFLRPAELHRTVEHMRSRDALVFPRGNVFHIPPANVDTIFVYSWALSALAGNHNVVRISERSATAADTILTALNEVLADADPVIARTQRMITYGRDDKVTAALSQWADLRVIWGGDSAVEAIRKHPLRPSARDLTFPDRTSWAALSADGWRAADPAKRRAAVLGFTNDSYWFDQAACSSPRTVFLVGENTDDVRAEFVELLLSMVGERGWEIDAAMAVEKRVNAYGMAATGAISAMEFPANSVTAMSLITVPDAPRRWIGAGAFPFAEVGSLLELVPAMNRQDQTFSHFGFTSEQLREFALALGGRGVDRIVPFGQALTFGSIWDGYDLPREFTRLTTLVE, from the coding sequence GTGATCCAGTACCGTTTCGGTGTCGAGGGTGACCTGACCGCCCCCTCCGACGACCGGCTCACCGTCGGCGACCCCCGCGTCATCGACTTCCTGAGCAAGCTGGCCCGCAAGCTGCTGGCCCCGGCCGTCGCGCGGCGCCACCCCGAGCTGGGCTCGCTCGGCTTCTTCCTGCGCCCGGCCGAGTTGCACCGCACCGTCGAGCACATGCGCTCACGCGACGCGCTGGTGTTCCCGCGCGGCAACGTCTTCCACATCCCGCCGGCCAACGTCGACACGATCTTCGTGTATTCGTGGGCGCTGTCCGCGCTGGCCGGGAACCACAACGTCGTACGGATCTCGGAGCGCTCGGCCACCGCGGCCGACACGATCCTCACCGCGCTCAACGAGGTGCTGGCCGACGCCGACCCGGTGATCGCCCGCACCCAGCGCATGATCACGTACGGGCGGGACGACAAGGTCACCGCCGCGCTCAGCCAGTGGGCCGACCTGCGCGTCATCTGGGGCGGCGACTCGGCCGTCGAGGCGATCCGCAAGCACCCGCTGCGCCCCTCGGCCCGCGACCTCACCTTCCCCGACCGTACGTCGTGGGCGGCGCTCTCGGCCGACGGCTGGCGCGCGGCCGACCCGGCCAAGCGGCGCGCCGCGGTGCTCGGGTTCACCAACGACTCGTACTGGTTCGACCAGGCCGCGTGCTCCTCACCTCGTACGGTCTTCCTGGTGGGCGAGAACACCGACGACGTGCGGGCCGAGTTCGTCGAGCTGCTGCTGAGCATGGTCGGCGAGCGCGGCTGGGAAATCGACGCGGCGATGGCCGTCGAGAAGCGCGTCAACGCGTACGGGATGGCCGCGACCGGCGCGATCTCGGCGATGGAGTTCCCGGCGAACTCGGTCACCGCGATGTCGCTGATCACCGTCCCGGACGCGCCGCGCCGCTGGATCGGCGCCGGGGCCTTCCCGTTCGCCGAGGTCGGCTCCCTGCTCGAGCTGGTGCCCGCGATGAACCGGCAGGACCAGACGTTCAGCCACTTCGGATTCACCAGCGAGCAGCTGCGCGAGTTCGCGCTGGCCCTGGGCGGCCGCGGCGTCGACCGGATCGTCCCGTTCGGTCAGGCGCTCACGTTCGGCTCCATCTGGGACGGCTACGACCTGCCGCGCGAGTTCACCCGGTTGACGACTCTCGTAGAGTGA
- a CDS encoding LuxE/PaaK family acyltransferase: MSVFTLPQAAKEEVLLKELSALTEHHRENCEPYSRILAASGYEPATSVAQLPWLPVRLFKNLELKSIPDDEVYKVLTSSGTTGAEVSKIYLDKAAAAEQTRKLGATVQTVLGPKRLPMILVDTKAMLKDRKSFSARGAGVLGMSNFGRNHVWALDNEGHVDVEALRGFLEQYGDEPFLIFGFTYLVWLHLYEVAKDNGLDLSNGILIHSGGWKKLVDQAVSPEEFRNRLAGVGLTKVHNYYGMIEQIGTIFLEGPNGGSLYCPDFADVVIRDPETWAEQPVGKPGLIEVISTLPTSYPGHVLLTEDLGVVHGVDDGDWPGKRFSVLGRLPRAEARGCSDTYREAA; this comes from the coding sequence GTGAGTGTCTTCACCCTGCCTCAGGCGGCGAAGGAGGAGGTCCTGCTCAAGGAGCTCTCCGCGCTGACCGAGCATCACCGGGAGAACTGCGAGCCGTATTCGCGGATCCTCGCCGCCTCCGGTTACGAGCCGGCGACCTCCGTCGCTCAGCTGCCCTGGCTGCCGGTGCGCCTGTTCAAGAACCTCGAGCTCAAGAGCATCCCGGACGACGAGGTGTACAAGGTCCTCACGTCCAGCGGCACCACCGGCGCCGAGGTCAGCAAGATCTACCTCGACAAGGCGGCGGCCGCCGAGCAGACCCGCAAGCTGGGCGCCACCGTGCAGACCGTGCTCGGCCCCAAGCGGCTGCCGATGATCCTGGTCGACACCAAGGCGATGCTGAAGGACCGCAAGTCGTTCAGCGCCCGCGGCGCCGGGGTGCTCGGCATGTCGAACTTCGGGCGTAACCATGTCTGGGCGCTCGACAACGAGGGCCACGTCGACGTCGAGGCGCTCCGGGGCTTCCTCGAGCAGTACGGCGACGAGCCGTTCCTCATCTTCGGCTTCACCTACCTGGTCTGGCTGCACCTCTACGAGGTCGCCAAGGACAACGGTCTCGACCTCAGCAACGGCATCCTGATCCACTCGGGCGGCTGGAAGAAGCTGGTCGACCAGGCCGTCTCGCCCGAGGAGTTCCGCAACCGCCTGGCCGGTGTCGGGCTGACCAAGGTGCACAACTACTACGGCATGATCGAGCAGATCGGCACGATCTTCCTCGAGGGGCCGAACGGGGGCTCGCTCTACTGCCCCGACTTCGCCGACGTGGTGATCCGCGACCCCGAGACCTGGGCCGAGCAGCCGGTCGGCAAGCCCGGCCTGATCGAGGTCATCAGCACGCTGCCGACGTCCTACCCCGGCCACGTGCTGCTCACCGAAGACCTCGGCGTCGTGCACGGTGTCGACGACGGCGACTGGCCCGGCAAGCGGTTCTCGGTGCTCGGCCGGCTCCCGCGGGCCGAGGCGCGTGGCTGCTCCGACACGTACAGGGAGGCGGCGTGA
- a CDS encoding AMP-binding protein: MNLLHPGARVVDAATGETLTEDMIEAAAAALASEPGGVVFHPFETTLPSIARYLAAFRLGRPVVLLDPDGDHIELIERFTTTEVHPDLALLLTTSGSTGNPKLVRLSRDAVRTNAEQITQVLDITPDSVAITTLPLFYSYGMSVLNSYLLSGATVVLERTGIMQRDFWTAVNEHGVTSMAFVPYQYEMLRRLRFDPAKYPTLRTLTQAGGRLRADLVTDFAQRMATVGGRFYVMYGQTEAAPRMATLPPERLEEKAGSVGLALPGGAFAIEDDEVVYRGPNVMMGYADTAADLALGDVQGGVLHTGDLGRIDDEGFLFITGRTKRMGKVFGVRINLDDVEKNFPVAAVAGDDKLQVFAEGISDDEARGLRTKISEWLGTHFSGVVVRSVESLPLLPNGKIDYRALESSL; the protein is encoded by the coding sequence GTGAACCTGCTCCACCCCGGTGCCCGCGTCGTGGACGCGGCCACCGGCGAGACGCTGACCGAAGACATGATCGAGGCGGCGGCCGCGGCCCTGGCCTCCGAGCCGGGCGGGGTGGTGTTTCACCCGTTCGAGACGACCCTGCCGTCGATCGCCCGCTATCTTGCGGCGTTCCGGCTGGGTCGTCCCGTCGTTCTGCTCGACCCCGACGGCGATCACATCGAGTTGATCGAGCGCTTCACCACCACCGAGGTGCACCCCGACCTGGCCCTGCTGCTGACCACCAGCGGCTCGACCGGCAACCCGAAACTGGTGCGGCTGTCCCGTGACGCCGTACGGACGAACGCCGAGCAGATCACCCAGGTCCTCGACATCACGCCGGACTCGGTCGCCATCACGACGCTCCCGCTCTTCTACTCGTACGGGATGTCGGTCCTCAACTCGTACCTGCTGAGCGGCGCGACCGTGGTGCTCGAGCGCACCGGCATCATGCAGCGCGACTTCTGGACCGCGGTCAACGAGCACGGCGTCACGTCGATGGCGTTCGTGCCCTATCAGTACGAAATGCTGCGCCGGCTCCGCTTCGACCCGGCCAAGTATCCGACGCTGCGCACCCTGACCCAGGCCGGCGGCCGCCTGCGGGCCGACCTGGTGACCGATTTCGCGCAGCGGATGGCGACCGTCGGCGGCCGGTTCTACGTGATGTACGGCCAGACCGAGGCCGCCCCGCGCATGGCGACACTGCCCCCCGAGCGCCTGGAGGAGAAGGCCGGCTCGGTCGGCCTGGCCCTGCCCGGCGGCGCCTTCGCCATCGAGGACGACGAAGTCGTCTATCGCGGGCCGAACGTGATGATGGGCTACGCCGACACGGCGGCCGATCTCGCGCTGGGCGACGTGCAGGGTGGCGTGCTGCACACCGGTGACCTCGGTCGCATCGACGACGAGGGTTTCCTGTTCATCACCGGCCGCACCAAGCGGATGGGAAAGGTCTTCGGCGTCCGGATCAACCTGGACGACGTGGAGAAGAACTTCCCGGTGGCCGCCGTGGCCGGCGACGACAAGCTGCAGGTCTTCGCCGAGGGCATTTCGGACGACGAGGCGCGCGGGCTGCGCACCAAGATCTCCGAGTGGCTCGGGACACATTTCTCCGGCGTCGTAGTGCGTAGTGTTGAGTCGCTGCCGCTGCTTCCCAACGGCAAGATCGACTATCGGGCGCTGGAGTCTTCGTTGTGA
- a CDS encoding SDR family NAD(P)-dependent oxidoreductase — translation MSDRVALVTGASRGIGRATATRLAEQGHDLVLHGHGAEAVAAVAEELAGKYGVTALSGHGDIADPATSKALVQLAFQNFKRLDALVVNAGTHAAGMLGMTDDATIERLFAVNSAGAVYTLRGAARLLARGKSPAVVLVSSITASRGIAGQAVYSASKAAVAALARSAAKELGKQGIRVNAVEPGFIATDMLDTLDEKGREERIADTALGRLGEPGEVADVIAFLLSEQARFVTGQVLGVDGGLTL, via the coding sequence ATGAGTGATCGGGTGGCCCTGGTAACAGGCGCCTCCCGGGGAATCGGTCGGGCCACCGCAACGCGTCTCGCGGAGCAGGGGCACGACCTCGTGCTGCACGGCCACGGCGCCGAGGCGGTGGCGGCCGTCGCCGAGGAACTCGCCGGCAAGTATGGCGTAACCGCCCTCAGCGGTCACGGTGACATTGCCGACCCGGCCACCAGCAAGGCGCTCGTGCAGCTGGCCTTCCAGAACTTCAAGCGCCTGGACGCGCTGGTCGTCAACGCGGGCACGCACGCGGCCGGCATGCTCGGCATGACCGACGACGCGACGATCGAGCGCCTGTTCGCGGTGAACTCCGCCGGTGCGGTCTACACGCTGCGTGGCGCCGCCCGCCTGCTGGCCCGGGGCAAGAGCCCGGCCGTCGTCCTGGTCTCGTCGATCACCGCCTCGCGGGGCATCGCCGGCCAGGCGGTCTACTCGGCCTCCAAGGCGGCCGTGGCCGCGCTGGCCCGCTCGGCCGCCAAGGAGCTCGGCAAGCAGGGCATCCGGGTCAACGCCGTCGAGCCCGGCTTCATCGCCACCGACATGCTCGACACTCTCGACGAAAAAGGACGCGAGGAACGCATCGCCGACACGGCCCTGGGCCGGCTGGGCGAGCCCGGCGAGGTCGCCGACGTGATCGCGTTCCTCCTCTCCGAGCAGGCCCGGTTCGTGACCGGCCAGGTGCTCGGGGTCGACGGAGGACTGACGCTGTGA
- a CDS encoding acyl carrier protein: MSDLQRLREAFRTALDLPADAPVDDLQYQDNEKWDSLAHMSLVAAIEDEFSVMIDTDDVINMSSFTEATRILGKYGVDFNE; the protein is encoded by the coding sequence GTGAGTGACCTGCAGAGACTGCGCGAGGCGTTCCGCACGGCGCTGGACCTTCCGGCGGATGCGCCCGTGGACGACCTGCAATACCAGGACAACGAGAAGTGGGATTCCCTCGCTCACATGTCCCTCGTGGCCGCCATCGAGGACGAGTTCTCCGTGATGATTGACACAGACGACGTCATCAACATGTCGAGCTTCACCGAGGCGACCCGCATCCTCGGTAAGTACGGGGTTGACTTCAATGAGTGA
- the pseB gene encoding UDP-N-acetylglucosamine 4,6-dehydratase (inverting): protein MLPARTAVLSHPPGEIKVSVLSGSSILVTGATGSFGKAFLNYALTHLDPQRIVVFSRDELKQYEVRQMFGDDSRLRFFLGDIRDKARLERAMHNIDYVVHAAALKQVDTAEYNPSEFVETNINGSQNVIDAAIDKGVKKVVALSTDKASSPINLYGATKLVADKLFIAGNHYAATHPTRLAVVRYGNVMGSRGSVVPLFRKLAAEGKSLPITDKRMTRFWITLPQAVKFVVDSFDTMQGGELFVPRIPSMRILDLVEAVAPNSATHEMGVRPGEKLHEEMIASDDSRRTLRFPDRYVVQPVVASWGYETPEGGEEVPDGFNYRSDNNDLWLSVEDMRKLLEEN from the coding sequence ATGCTTCCGGCTCGTACCGCCGTCCTGTCCCACCCCCCGGGAGAAATCAAAGTGTCTGTACTCAGCGGATCATCGATCCTGGTCACCGGTGCCACCGGGTCGTTCGGGAAGGCGTTTCTCAACTACGCCCTGACCCATCTCGACCCGCAGCGCATCGTCGTGTTCTCCCGGGACGAGCTGAAGCAGTACGAGGTCCGGCAGATGTTCGGCGACGACTCGCGGCTGCGCTTCTTCCTGGGCGACATCCGGGACAAGGCCCGCCTGGAACGCGCCATGCACAACATCGACTACGTCGTGCACGCCGCCGCACTCAAGCAGGTCGACACGGCCGAGTACAACCCGTCCGAGTTCGTCGAGACCAACATCAACGGATCACAGAACGTGATCGACGCCGCGATCGACAAGGGCGTCAAGAAGGTCGTCGCGCTCTCCACCGACAAGGCGTCGAGCCCGATCAACCTGTACGGCGCGACCAAGCTCGTGGCCGACAAGCTCTTCATCGCCGGCAACCACTACGCCGCCACCCACCCGACCCGCCTCGCGGTGGTTCGTTACGGAAACGTTATGGGAAGCCGCGGCTCGGTCGTCCCCCTGTTCCGCAAGCTCGCCGCCGAGGGCAAGAGCCTGCCGATCACCGACAAGCGCATGACCCGCTTCTGGATCACGCTCCCCCAGGCCGTGAAGTTCGTCGTCGACTCGTTCGACACCATGCAGGGTGGCGAGCTGTTCGTGCCGCGCATCCCCAGCATGCGCATCCTCGACCTGGTCGAGGCGGTCGCGCCGAACTCGGCCACCCACGAGATGGGCGTCCGGCCGGGCGAGAAGCTCCACGAGGAAATGATCGCCTCCGACGACAGCCGCCGCACGCTGCGCTTCCCCGACCGCTACGTGGTGCAGCCGGTCGTCGCGAGCTGGGGTTACGAGACCCCCGAGGGCGGCGAAGAGGTGCCGGACGGCTTCAACTACCGCTCCGACAACAACGACCTCTGGCTCTCCGTCGAGGACATGCGCAAGCTGCTCGAGGAGAACTGA
- a CDS encoding DegT/DnrJ/EryC1/StrS family aminotransferase, with amino-acid sequence MLPYGRQSIDQSDVEAVVAALGSDWLTTGPRVAQFEADIEAVAGAPAVTVTNGTTALHTAYAAAGVTTGDEVVTTPMTFVATASAASLLGAKIVFADIEDETANIDPAAVEAAVTPRTKAIGAVDYAGHPADYDALRKVAEGVGAVLIGDAAHSIGSTVHGRPVGSLADLTTFSFFPTKNMTTAEGGAVASIRPDLLQRARTFRTIGVVREDLRHPDEGAWFYEVHEFGNNYRLPDVLCALGSSQLKRLAAFKARRQQLTARYDELLAGVPGLRLPIQREGVDPLRHLYPVRVLDGRRREVFERMRAAGIGVQVNYIPVYWHPVFTDLGYRRGMCPVAETFYAEQLSLPLFVDLSDADQDRVVETLHTILGS; translated from the coding sequence ATGCTGCCGTACGGGCGGCAGTCGATCGACCAGTCCGATGTCGAGGCGGTCGTCGCCGCCCTGGGCAGCGACTGGCTGACCACCGGCCCCAGGGTCGCGCAGTTCGAGGCCGACATCGAGGCCGTCGCCGGCGCCCCCGCGGTGACCGTCACCAACGGCACGACGGCACTGCACACGGCGTACGCGGCGGCCGGCGTGACCACGGGCGACGAGGTCGTCACCACGCCGATGACTTTCGTCGCGACTGCGTCGGCCGCGTCGCTGCTCGGCGCCAAGATCGTCTTTGCCGACATCGAGGACGAGACGGCGAACATCGACCCGGCCGCCGTCGAGGCGGCGGTCACCCCGCGGACCAAGGCGATCGGCGCGGTCGACTACGCCGGGCACCCGGCCGACTACGACGCGCTCCGCAAGGTCGCCGAAGGCGTCGGCGCGGTGCTGATCGGCGACGCGGCCCACTCGATCGGCTCGACCGTGCACGGCCGTCCGGTCGGCAGCCTGGCTGACCTGACGACCTTCTCGTTCTTCCCCACCAAGAACATGACCACGGCCGAGGGTGGCGCGGTCGCATCGATCCGGCCCGACCTGCTGCAGCGGGCGCGCACGTTCCGCACCATCGGGGTCGTGCGGGAAGACCTGCGGCACCCCGACGAGGGCGCCTGGTTCTACGAGGTGCACGAGTTCGGCAACAACTACCGGCTGCCCGACGTGCTCTGCGCCCTGGGCAGTTCCCAGCTCAAGCGGCTGGCCGCCTTCAAGGCCCGCCGTCAGCAGCTCACGGCCCGCTACGACGAGTTGCTGGCCGGCGTTCCCGGGCTGCGGCTGCCGATCCAGCGTGAGGGCGTCGACCCGCTGCGTCACCTTTATCCCGTACGGGTGTTGGACGGTCGACGGCGTGAGGTCTTCGAGCGGATGCGTGCGGCCGGCATCGGCGTGCAGGTCAACTACATCCCGGTGTACTGGCACCCGGTCTTCACCGACCTGGGATATCGGCGCGGCATGTGCCCCGTGGCGGAGACGTTCTACGCTGAACAGCTATCGTTGCCGCTCTTCGTCGATCTCTCCGACGCCGACCAGGACCGTGTCGTGGAGACGCTGCACACCATCCTCGGGAGCTAG